One genomic region from Tripterygium wilfordii isolate XIE 37 chromosome 20, ASM1340144v1, whole genome shotgun sequence encodes:
- the LOC119987062 gene encoding phosphoribulokinase, chloroplastic-like, which translates to MAVCTVYTTQSLNSTCSISTPTKTNLGFHQKQVVFYSTSGKRSSKRGGSTTTVITCSAGDSQTVVIGLAADSGCGKSTFMRRLTSVFGGAAEPPRGGNPDSNTLISDTTTVICLDDYHSLDRTGRKEKGVTALDPRANNFDLMYEQVKAIKDGIAIQKPIYNHVSGLIDPPELIKPPKIFVIEGLHPMYDERVRDLLDFSIYLDISNEVKFAWKIQRDMAERGHSLESIKASIEARKPDFDAYIDPQKQYADAVIEVLPTELIPDDNEGKVLRVRLIMKEGVKFFNPVYLFDEGSTISWIPCGRKLTCSYPGIKFSYGPDSYFGHEVSVLEMDGQFDRLDELIYVESHLSNISTKFYGEVTQQMLKHSDFPGSNNGTGLFQTIIGLKIRDLFEQLVASRAGAPVEAKA; encoded by the exons atggcaGTCTGCACAGTCTACACAACCCAATCTCTCAACTCAACATGCTCAATCTCCACACCAACAAAAACCAACTTGGGTTTTCACCAAAAACAGGTTGTCTTCTATAGTACTTCTGGTAAGAGAAGCAGCAAGAGAGGTGGTAGTACCACTACTGTGATAACCTGCTCAGCAGGTGACTCACAGACAGTTGTGATTGGTCTGGCGGCAGACTCTGGATGTGGGAAGAGTACTTTCATGAGGAGGCTAACAAGTGTTTTTGGAGGAGCAGCAGAGCCACCCAGAGGAGGAAATCCAGACTCAAACACACTGATAAGTGACACAACAACTGTGATTTGCTTGGATGATTATCATTCTCTTGATAGAACCGGAAGGAAGGAGAAGGGAGTCACTGCTCTTGACCCAAGAGCCAATAACTTTGATCTCATGTATGAGCAGGTTAAGGCAATCAAGGATGGAATTGCTATTCAGAAACCAATCTACAATCATGTATCTGGTCTTATTGACCCTCCTGAGCTCATCAAGCCTCCAAAGATCTTTGTCATTGAAGGACTTCACCCAAT GTATGATGAGAGAGTAAGGGACCTGTTGGACTTCAGCATCTACTTGGACATCAGTAATGAAGTTAAGTTTGCATGGAAAATTCAG AGGGACATGGCCGAGCGAGGCCACAGCCTTGAAAGCATTAAAGCTAGTATTGAAGCGAGAAAGCCGGACTTTGATGCTTACATTG ATCCACAGAAGCAATACGCGGATGCTGTGATTGAAGTACTTCCAACCGAACTCATCCCGGACGACAACGAGGGGAAGGTCTTGAGAGTTAGGTTGATAATGAAGGAAGGTGTGAAGTTCTTCAACCCTGTTTACTTGTTTGATGAAGGCTCCACTATTTCATGGATACCCTGTGGAAGGAAACTCACCTGCTCTTATCCTGGCATCAAGTTCTCCTATGGCCCTGACTCTTACTTCGGCCACGAG GTGTCAGTACTGGAGATGGATGGGCAATTTGACAGATTAGATGAGCTAATCTATGTAGAGAGCCATCTGAGCAACATTTCCACCAAGTTCTATGGTGAGGTCACCCAACAGATGTTGAAGCATTCTGATTTCCCTGGCAGTAACAATGGAACCGGTCTCTTCCAAACTATAATTGGATTGAAAATAAGAGATCTGTTCGAACAGCTTGTCGCGAGCAGGGCTGGAGCCCCGGTAGAGGCAAAGGCCTAA
- the LOC119987061 gene encoding protein BASIC PENTACYSTEINE7-like: MGTYSGGNNVVPEANAGPSLSHFSWFYPGNFYFPSQTSNSPSRETEIDEEPVLSVAPIRSVAATADTTKNVGSGTKSAKAKKQKSSTNSYNQQPSNILKPKQPKKSSSKKTRAQLAPEAKREKRNFNINIENSSFDFSGVPSPYCSCTSMARVCYKWGAGGWQSSCCTINISEYPLPMNSARPGARLAGRKMSNGAYTKLLLRLAAEGHDLTHPVDLRTHWARHGTNKFVTIR, from the coding sequence ATGGGGACATACTCTGGTGGAAACAATGTAGTACCTGAAGCTAACGCAGGGCCATCTCTTTCACATTTTTCCTGGTTTTATCCCGGAAACTTTTATTTCCCATCGCAGACGAGTAATAGCCCTTCGCGTGAAACTGAAATAGATGAGGAACCTGTTCTCTCTGTGGCTCCTATTCGTTCTGTTGCTGCTACAGCTGACACGACAAAGAATGTCGGGTCAGGAACTAAATCCGCCAAGGCTAAAAAGCAAAAGTCTTCTACGAATAGTTATAATCAGCAACCATCTAACATTTTGAAGCCAAAGCAACCCAAAAAGAGTTCTTCCAAAAAGACAAGAGCACAACTTGCGCCTGAGGCAAAACGGGAGAAAAGGAATTTCAACATTAATATAGAAAACTCAAGCTTTGATTTCTCCGGGGTGCCATCCCCTTATTGTTCCTGCACAAGTATGGCTAGAGTTTGCTACAAATGGGGTGCTGGTGGATGGCAGTCGTCATGTTGCACCATTAACATATCTGAATATCCTCTTCCCATGAATTCCGCAAGGCCTGGTGCTCGCTTGGCTGGTAGAAAAATGAGCAATGGAGCGTACACGAAACTTCTACTGAGACTTGCAGCTGAAGGTCATGATCTTACTCACCCTGTTGACCTAAGAACTCACTGGGCCAGACATGGTACTAACAAGTTTGTTACAATCAGGTAG